CGGATGCTCCAGGAGCGGTCCCGGGAGTTCGCCGTGCTCGAGACGCTCGACGGGGGCAAGCCGATCCGCGAGTCCCGCGACATCGACCTGCCCCTGTCAGCCGCCCACTTCTTCTACTACGCCGGCTGGGCCGACAAGCTCGAATACGCTTTCCCCGGCCTCGACACCGCCCCGCTGGGCGTGGTCGGCCAGGTCATCCCCTGGAACTTCCCGATGCTGATGATCGCCTGGAAGGTGGCCCCGGCCCTGGCCACCGGCAACACGGTGGTGCTGAAACCGGCCGAGACCACCCCCCTGAGCGCCCTGGCCTTCGCCCGGCTGACCGCCGAGGCGGGCCTCCCCCCCGGCACCCTCAACATCCTCACCGGCAACGGCCGGACCGGCGCCGAGGTGGTGGGCCATCCCGATGTGGACAAGGTGGCCTTCACCGGCTCCACCACCGTGGGCAAGCAGATCCAGCGCCGCCTGGCCGGCACCGGCAAGCGACTGACGCTCGAGCTGGGCGGCAAGGCGCCCCACATTATCTTCGAAGATGCGCCCCTCGACCAGGCCATCGAGGGGATCATCAACGGGATCTTCTTCAACCAGGGCCACGTGTGCTGCGCCGGCAGCCGCCTCCTGGTCCAGGAGTCCATCTTCGACGACCTGATGGACAAGCTGCGCCTCCGCCTGACCCACCTGCGGGTGGGCGACCCGCTCGACAAGAACACCGACGTGGGCGCGATCAACAGCCGGGCCCAGCTGGACAGGATCACCGACCTGGTGGACATCGGCGTCTCGGAAGGCGCCGAGATGTACCAGCCGCCGTGCGTGCTGCCCGAACGGGGCTTCTGGTTCGCCCCCACCCTCTTCACCGGCGTCTCCCAGAGCCATCGCATCGCCCAGGAGGAGATCTTCGGCCCGGTGCTGTCGATCATGACCTTCCGCACCCCGGCCGAGGCGGTGGAGAAGGCCAACAACACGCCCTACGGCCTGTCCGCCGGTGTCTGGACCTCCAAGGGCGCCCGCATCCTGTGGATGGCCGACCGGCTCGCCGCCGGGGTGGTGTGGGCCAACACCTACAACAAGTTCGACCCGGCCTCGCCCTTCGGCGGCTACCAGGAGTCCGGGTTCGGCCGGGAGGGCGGGCGCCACGGCCTGCTCCCGTACCTGA
The nucleotide sequence above comes from bacterium. Encoded proteins:
- a CDS encoding aldehyde dehydrogenase family protein, producing the protein MSPAQRPEIVPTGLDYVASIESTDVVTVDPSYDLWIDGAPREPRTNRFFPTVNPATEETLSRVAEGGAEDVDRAVRSARKAYEGAWGRMPGAERAKYLYRIARMLQERSREFAVLETLDGGKPIRESRDIDLPLSAAHFFYYAGWADKLEYAFPGLDTAPLGVVGQVIPWNFPMLMIAWKVAPALATGNTVVLKPAETTPLSALAFARLTAEAGLPPGTLNILTGNGRTGAEVVGHPDVDKVAFTGSTTVGKQIQRRLAGTGKRLTLELGGKAPHIIFEDAPLDQAIEGIINGIFFNQGHVCCAGSRLLVQESIFDDLMDKLRLRLTHLRVGDPLDKNTDVGAINSRAQLDRITDLVDIGVSEGAEMYQPPCVLPERGFWFAPTLFTGVSQSHRIAQEEIFGPVLSIMTFRTPAEAVEKANNTPYGLSAGVWTSKGARILWMADRLAAGVVWANTYNKFDPASPFGGYQESGFGREGGRHGLLPYL